From Acidimicrobiales bacterium:
CTCGGGCCGGAACCCCAGCTGCTCGACCAGCTCGCGCTTGGAGGACTCCGACAGGGTCACCACCCGGGTGCGCCGGTACAGCGGCGGGGCCAGGCGCCGCTCGATGAGGTCGCCCACCTTGGCCAGGTTGGGCGGCAGCGCCATCTGCCACATCTCGGCGTGCACGTGGTGGAGGAACGTGATCCTCGGGCCGGCCGCCCACAGCGGCGAGAAGAACGGCATGCCGTTCCAGATCTCCACGAGGCCGTCGCGGGGGCCCATGGCGCCCCGCAGCTCGGCCAGCGCCGCCCTCGGGAAGATCAGGTAGCGCCCGGCCCGGCGCACGACCTTGTAGCCGTCGCGCACCTCGGTGGGCAGGTGGCCCTGGGCGTACGAGGTGCGCATGGTGACCTCGATGCCGGCCGCCGCCCACAGCTTGGCGATCGCCGCGGCGTGGATCTCGGAGCCGCCGGCCTCGACGTCGGCCAGGTCCCGCCAGGCCAGCATGTGGACCCGGCGCAGGCCGGCGGACGCGGCGATGTCGCCGAGCTTGGCCACCGCGGCCTGGTCGGGGTGGTCGGCGCCGTGGCCGGTGGTGAACGTGTCGGTCATCGGGCGGCGGCCACCGAGGCGACGGGGACGGTGCGGGCCCGGCCCCGGCCGTCCGGCCGGCGGCGGAGGAGCGGGGCCTCGACGAGGAACCAGCTGGCGGTGGCGGCGGCCAGTCCGAGGGCGAGGCCGGCGGCCAGCAGGAGCCAGAACGGGCCGGCCCCGACGGCGTCGCCCGTCCACCGCAGGACCCGGTCCATCCACGCCTGGTGCCAGAGGAACAGCCCGTAGCTGACGAGGCCGACGGCCACCACCGGCCGGGAGCGGAGCAGGCGGCGGACGGCGCCCTCGCCCGGGTCGCCGACCACGGCCGGCACGACCAGGAACACCGCCGTCAGGCCGTACAGCAGGTGGCGGGCGAGGGTCGCCCCGGTGGACGCGGCGGCGAGGCCGGTGGGCAGGTCGACCACGACCGCCACCGTCCAGAACGAGGCGCCGGCGAGCGCCCACGAGAGGCCCGGGCGGCGGCCGAGGGCGGCCAGCCAGGCGGGGAGCGGCGCGCCCCTGGCCGAGCGGGCGCTGACGACGGCGAGGGCCATGCCGGCGGCGAACAGGTCGGCGTACGCGGGGAGCCAGCTGAGGCCGAGGTGGTTGGCCGACCCGTCGACCTCGAGCACCCACAGGCGCCAGAGCGAGGCCCCGGCGGCGACGGCGGCGAGGGCGAGCAGCTCGACCCTGGCCTGGTGCCCGGCGTCGCGCCCGCGCCGGCCGGCGGCGAGGGCGGCGGCCCACAGCGGCAGGGCCAGGTAGAAGGTGACCTCCACGCACAGGCTCCACGCCTGGGGGATGCCGCCGAAGGCCCGCAGCGGGTCGTACACCTGGAGGAAGCCGTAGTAGGTGACGGCGTCGGCGGCGGAGTGCATGCCGGTGCCCACCCCCATCACCACCTGGGTGACGGTCAGCGCCACCCAGTAGGCCGGCACCAGGCGGAGGAAGCGGCGCCACAGGTAGGCGCCCGGGCGGGGCCCGTCGCCGCCGTCGAGGTGGGCGGCCGCGAACGGCCGGTAGAGGAGGAACCCGGAGAGCACGAAGAACACGGCCACGCCGGCGTCCATGCGGGCGAGGAACGGCCCGAACGGCTCGCCGTCGCCCGCCCCCGACAGCCAGGTGGCGTGGGTGAGCACGATCATGGTGGCGGCCACGGCGCGCAGGCCGTCGATGCACGGGAAGTGGCGCCGGCCCGACCGACGCTCGGGCGCGACGGCCTGGAGCGAAGGGCGGTCGGCCATCCGGAGCATGCTAGGCGACCCTTGTCCGGATGCCCGGTACCCCGGTCGGCCGTCGGTACGATGGCCACCCCGTGACCGCCCCGACCTCGACCCCGCCCGAGCTGCACGGGCTGGAGCGGGCCCGCACCCTGTGGCGCCTGTTCCGGCGCGAGCAGGTCGACCCCGCGCCGTTCTACCGGTTCCTGGCCGCCGAGGCGGCGAGGGACCTCGAGCGCCGCCACGGCCCCCTCGACGGCACGGTGGTCGGCGACCTCGGCTGCGGCCCCGGCTGGTACACCGAGGCGTTCCGGGCGAGGGGCGCGGTCGTCCTCCCGGTCGAGGGGTCCCTCGACGAGCTGCTCGGCGGGGGCACGCCGCCGCCCGGCGCGGTGATCGGGGACGCCGCCCGCCTGCCCGTGCCCGACGGGTCCCTCGACGGCGTCTTCTGCTCGAACATGCTGGAGCACACGCCCGACCCCGGCGCCGTGATCCGGGAGATGGCCCGGGTGGTGCGGCCGGGCGGCTGGGCCTACCTGTCCTGGACCAACTGGTACTCGCCCTGGGGCGGCCACGACATGACCCCGTACCAGTTCCTCGGCCCCCGCCTCGGGCCGAAGCTGTACGAGCGCCGCCACGGCCCGCCCCGCAAGAACCGCTACGGCGAGGGCCTGTTCGCCTGCCACATCGGGCCGACCCTGCGCCTCGCCGGGTCCGTCCCCGGCCTGCGCA
This genomic window contains:
- a CDS encoding acyltransferase, whose product is MADRPSLQAVAPERRSGRRHFPCIDGLRAVAATMIVLTHATWLSGAGDGEPFGPFLARMDAGVAVFFVLSGFLLYRPFAAAHLDGGDGPRPGAYLWRRFLRLVPAYWVALTVTQVVMGVGTGMHSAADAVTYYGFLQVYDPLRAFGGIPQAWSLCVEVTFYLALPLWAAALAAGRRGRDAGHQARVELLALAAVAAGASLWRLWVLEVDGSANHLGLSWLPAYADLFAAGMALAVVSARSARGAPLPAWLAALGRRPGLSWALAGASFWTVAVVVDLPTGLAAASTGATLARHLLYGLTAVFLVVPAVVGDPGEGAVRRLLRSRPVVAVGLVSYGLFLWHQAWMDRVLRWTGDAVGAGPFWLLLAAGLALGLAAATASWFLVEAPLLRRRPDGRGRARTVPVASVAAAR